From Gloeocapsopsis sp. IPPAS B-1203, a single genomic window includes:
- a CDS encoding DNA-formamidopyrimidine glycosylase, whose translation MPELPEVETVRQGLNQVTLNKEIMGGDVLLERTIAHPVSIADFLKGIQGSAIAHWHRYGKYLLAELTQSSTEAAAGWLGIHLRMTGQLLWLNQDEDLQKHTRARLFFAHGLELRFVDQRTFGQMWWVQPGIPAESVMTGLARLGLDPFAPQFSVEYLAQKFKKCHRAIKTALLDQALVAGLGNIYADEALFLSKLRPTTLCTELSLSQIEMLRHAIIQVLKTSLAAGGTTFSTFLNVQGVNGKYSGIAWVYNRTGQPCRICQTPIQRIRLTGRSSHFCPNCQQ comes from the coding sequence GTGCCGGAACTACCTGAAGTAGAAACTGTACGACAGGGTCTAAATCAAGTGACCTTGAACAAAGAGATTATGGGTGGGGATGTGTTATTAGAGCGCACGATCGCCCACCCTGTTTCTATAGCAGATTTTCTTAAAGGTATTCAAGGAAGTGCGATCGCTCATTGGCATCGTTATGGCAAGTACTTATTAGCTGAACTAACTCAAAGTTCTACAGAAGCTGCAGCTGGCTGGTTGGGCATACATTTGCGCATGACTGGTCAGTTGTTGTGGTTAAACCAAGACGAAGATTTACAAAAGCACACTCGCGCTAGACTTTTTTTTGCTCATGGTCTAGAGTTGCGCTTTGTTGACCAACGAACTTTTGGTCAAATGTGGTGGGTACAACCAGGCATTCCAGCTGAAAGCGTTATGACAGGTCTAGCCAGACTAGGATTAGATCCGTTTGCTCCCCAATTCTCTGTCGAGTACTTAGCACAAAAATTTAAAAAATGCCACCGCGCAATCAAAACTGCTCTTCTAGACCAAGCACTTGTTGCTGGATTAGGTAACATTTACGCTGATGAAGCATTATTTCTCAGTAAACTGCGACCAACAACTCTTTGTACTGAGTTGAGTTTATCTCAGATAGAAATGTTGCGCCATGCCATCATCCAAGTATTAAAAACAAGTCTCGCAGCAGGTGGGACAACCTTTAGTACCTTTTTGAATGTACAAGGTGTTAATGGTAAATACAGCGGTATTGCTTGGGTTTATAACCGTACCGGACAACCCTGTCGCATCTGCCAAACACCAATTCAACGGATTAGATTAACAGGACGTTCTTCTCACTTTTGTCCTAACTGCCAGCAATAA
- the mdh gene encoding malate dehydrogenase, with the protein MPIASTSSQLVNASPRVTIVGVGKVGSTLAQQIGEKNLADVVLLDEVEGLPQGLALDLMEAKGISQHSRQFIGTTNYADSAGSDIVVITAGQPRKPGMSRDALLKTNAKIVVETATNAIAHSPNAILIVVTNPLDVMTYLAWQATQLPAQRVIGMAGVLDSARFQAFVAMELGVSIADVRAIVLGSHGDLMVPLPRYSTVNGVPITELINATTIERLVERTRKGGAEIVELMQTGSAYFAPAASTFLMVEAILLNQFRLVPVATYLQGEYGLHDIFIGVPTLLGASGVEKILELQLTDTEIAALHLAAQEVRQNVEQAKSLVKIN; encoded by the coding sequence ATGCCTATTGCCTCTACTTCCTCTCAGTTAGTAAATGCTTCTCCCCGCGTTACGATTGTGGGCGTCGGTAAAGTTGGTAGCACTTTAGCTCAACAAATTGGTGAGAAAAATCTTGCTGATGTAGTGTTATTAGATGAAGTAGAGGGTTTACCTCAAGGTTTAGCGCTCGATTTGATGGAAGCAAAAGGAATATCGCAGCATAGTCGTCAGTTTATTGGCACAACAAATTACGCTGATAGTGCTGGTTCAGACATTGTAGTCATTACAGCAGGGCAACCACGTAAACCAGGGATGAGCCGAGATGCGTTGCTTAAAACTAATGCCAAAATCGTAGTTGAGACAGCAACAAATGCGATCGCTCATTCCCCTAATGCAATCTTAATTGTGGTAACTAATCCCTTAGATGTGATGACGTATCTTGCTTGGCAAGCCACTCAACTTCCTGCCCAACGAGTAATAGGTATGGCTGGAGTTTTAGACTCAGCGCGCTTCCAGGCTTTTGTTGCGATGGAGTTAGGTGTCAGTATTGCAGACGTACGAGCAATAGTGTTAGGTAGCCATGGCGATTTGATGGTACCTTTGCCGCGCTATTCTACAGTTAATGGTGTTCCAATTACAGAATTGATCAATGCTACAACAATCGAGCGCCTAGTAGAAAGAACGCGGAAGGGAGGCGCAGAAATTGTCGAGTTGATGCAGACAGGTAGTGCTTATTTTGCGCCTGCGGCGTCTACATTTTTAATGGTTGAAGCTATTCTACTTAATCAGTTTCGTTTAGTGCCTGTAGCAACTTATCTGCAAGGTGAATATGGCTTACATGACATCTTCATTGGCGTGCCTACGTTGCTTGGGGCTAGTGGTGTCGAGAAGATATTAGAACTACAACTAACAGATACAGAAATTGCTGCATTACACTTAGCAGCGCAAGAAGTCCGACAAAATGTTGAGCAAGCAAAATCGCTTGTAAAAATAAACTAA
- a CDS encoding NAD(P)H-quinone oxidoreductase subunit O produces the protein MAVKKGDLVRAVREKLESTLEAQASDARFPSYIFETKGEVLEIKGDYALVVFGQVPTPNIWLRVDQLESFK, from the coding sequence ATGGCTGTTAAAAAGGGAGATTTAGTCCGTGCGGTTCGAGAAAAGTTAGAAAGTACTCTAGAAGCTCAAGCTAGCGACGCACGTTTTCCGTCATACATTTTTGAAACTAAAGGGGAAGTTTTGGAGATTAAAGGAGATTATGCACTTGTTGTATTTGGGCAAGTGCCTACTCCAAACATATGGTTGCGGGTAGATCAGCTAGAGTCATTTAAGTAA